A single Oryza brachyantha chromosome 8, ObraRS2, whole genome shotgun sequence DNA region contains:
- the LOC102717819 gene encoding pentatricopeptide repeat-containing protein At5g65560-like, which translates to MPPPIRLPLARLLAAISAAASSPADLRRLSHSILSPSAPLPPLRGLNALLVALARHSMLPDMESLASRMPTRDLRTYTTLVNAYCLAGDIPAAKRHLASLLQAGLAPDSYAYTSFVLGYCRAGLLTHACRVFVLMPLRGCARTAFTYTALLHGLFGARMVREAMAVFVGMQADGCAPDTHVYATMVHGLCEAGRTGEAEVLLEKAMADGFEPNIAVYNALIDGYCNAGDVEHALKVFEGMDSDRCSPNVRTYTELIHGFCKSGKVERAMVLFSRMVEAGLEPNVVTYTALIQGQCNEGHLQCAFRLLHLLETSGLIPNNWTCSVLIDALCKREKVEEAQLFFGSLVQKGVQVNEVVYTSLIKGLCKAGKIDAADELMQKMISEGFVPDDHTYSSLIDGLCRQKNLSQAMLLLEDMIEKGVEATAVPYTIIIDKLVRELGSEGPKKLFDKMIEKGINPDVVTYTVFIRTYCEEGRMADAESIMVQMVDRGIFPNIITYNTLIRGYANLGLISQAFSTFEQMVGKGCKPNEESYTVLLKLVVKKNSCDNISENSVDLWKIAGLKDLQGLLEEITQRHLPLDVNIYSCFIRCLCRVDRLEEAKYLFMGMQGANLIPSEDVYTSIIDCCCRLKMLTEALTLLDSMKKGGQFPHLESYRVIISSLCEGGNFQAAKEVFGDLLLKEYNHDEIVWKILIDGLLQKGSVAECLSLLSVMKAHGYQPNDTISAMLTGEITVKNEVQEIAR; encoded by the coding sequence ATGCCCCCTCCCATCCGGCTGCCGCTGGCCCGCCTCCTCGCGGCCATCTCTgccgccgcttcctcgcccGCCGACCTGCGCCGCCTCTCCCACAGCATCCTGTCCCCCTCCGCGCCTCTCCCCCCGCTCCGCGGCCTCAACGCCCTCCTCGTCGCGCTCGCGCGCCACAGCATGCTCCCGGACATGGAGTCCCTCGCGTCCCGCATGCCCACCCGCGACCTCCGCACGTACACCACCCTCGTCAACGCCTActgcctcgccggcgacatcCCCGCCGCGAAGCGCCATCTCGCATCACTCCTCCAGGCGGGCCTCGCGCCGGACTCGTACGCGTATACCTCTTTCGTTCTTGGGTATTGCCGCGCTGGCCTGCTCACGCACGCCTGCCGGGTGTTCGTGCTAATGCCGCTCCGGGGATGTGCGCGGACAGCGTTCACGTACACGGCACTGCTCCATGGGCTGTTTGGCGCCAGGATGGTTCGTGAGGCTATGGCAGTGTTTGTAGGAATGCAGGCGGACGGCTGTGCTCCGGACACACATGTGTACGCCACGATGGTGCACGGGCTGTGTGAGGCTGGAAGAACCGGGGAGGCAGAGGTGCTTCTAGAAAAGGCAATGGCTGACGGTTTTGAACCTAATATTGCTGTCTACAATGCGCTGATTGATGGCTACTGCAATGCTGGAGACGTGGAGCATGCACTCAAGGTCTTTGAGGGCATGGATAGCGACAGGTGTTCTCCAAACGTGCGGACATACACTGAGCTGATACATGGGTTCTGCAAATCAGGGAAGGTGGAAAGGGCCATGGTGCTGTTTAGTCGGATGGTTGAGGCTGGTTTGGAGCCCAATGTTGTAACATACACAGCTTTAATTCAGGGGCAGTGTAATGAGGGTCACCTGCAATGCGCTTTTAGGCTTCTTCATTTGTTGGAGACAAGTGGGCTGATTCCCAACAACTGGACTTGCTCGGTGTTAATTGATGCTCTCTGCAAGCGTGAGAAGGTTGAGGAGGCCCAGTTGTTTTTTGGGTCTCTTGTCCAGAAAGGGGTTCAGGTGAATGAGGTTGTTTACACTAGCTTGATAAAGGGATTGTGCAAGGCAGGAAAGATTGATGCTGCTGATGAATTGATGCAGAAAATGATCTCGGAAGGGTTTGTGCCAGATGACCACACATACAGTTCACTTATTGATGGATTATGTAGGCAAAAGAATTTATCTCAAGCAATGCTGTTGTTGGAAGATATGATCGAGAAAGGAGTAGAGGCAACTGCTGTGCcgtataccattataattgaCAAATTAGTCAGGGAGTTAGGATCAGAAGGTCCAAAGAAATTATTTGACAAGATGATTGAAAAAGGTATCAATCCTGACGTTGTAACCTACACAGTATTTATTCGCACCTATTGTGAAGAAGGGAGAATGGCAGATGCTGAATCCATCATGGTTCAAATGGTTGATCGTGGTATTTTCCCTAACATAATCACGTATAACACTTTGATTAGAGGGTATGCAAATCTAGGATTAATCAGTCAAGCATTTTCAACTTTTGAACAAATGGTTGGTAAAGGGTGCAAACCAAATGAGGAGTCCTACACAGTTCTTCTTAAACTTGTGGTAAAGAAAAATTCCTGTGATAACATCTCTGAGAACTCTGTTGATTTATGGAAAATAGCTGGTTTGAAAGATCTCCAGGGACTTTTGGAGGAGATCACTCAGCGTCATTTGCCCCTAGATGTCAATATTTACAGCTGCTTCATTAGATGTCTATGCCGAGTTGACAGACTGGAGGAagcaaaatatttgtttatggGGATGCAGGGTGCTAACTTGATCCCTAGTGAGGATGTATATACGTCAATAATAGACTGCTGCTGCAGATTAAAAATGCTAACAGAAGCTTTGACATTGCTTGATTCAATGAAGAAAGGTGGTCAATTCCCACATTTAGAATCTTATAGAGTTATTATTTCTTCTCTTTGTGAAGGAGGAAATTTTCAAGCTGCTAAGGAAGTTTTTGGTGATTTATTACTGAAGGAATACAATCATGATGAAATTGTTTGGAAAATTCTGATTGATGGTTTGTTACAGAAGGGCAGTGTTGCTGAGTGCTTGAGTCTGCTCTCTGTCATGAAGGCACATGGTTACCAACCTAATGACACAATTAGTGCAATGCTTACAGGTGAAATAACAGTTAAAAATGAAGTTCAGGAAATTgctagataa